ACTTGTTTCTTATCAGGTGGTTAAATAAATTTTCTATTTTCGATGCTAACAAAAACCATCGGCTAATTCATTGTTATCGGCCATGTCCCGAATATTTCCATCTGATTAACTGATATTTTTGTCAGAAACGTGATCATTGTTCCAGCTAATATCGCAACTTCCTGAAGTTTGTACTTTTACTAGCCCATTATGTATGCCTTGGATACATGAACGGCGGATATTGTCACTGGCAAAGCTTGCCGCAGGCGCTGCATCAATGGCACTGAGGTGGACCCATTGGCTCCCCGACTCCTGCTTGCTGATCTCCCTGGCGGCATTGGTGGCCATCAGGAGGATATCAAGCAGCTCGTGGTCGTTAATGGCGGTGTATGCCCTAGGCAAGAAAGGATATTCTGCCATACCAACTCTGACGCGGTTGTCGATATGCTTGTTCTCGAGGAAGCGGTCGACCAGCTGTTGCAGTGAGCCTGCCAGTTGATCTGGTGCCGAGTCGAGCCGCGAATTTGGCTCAATGTACAGGAACATGGCATCGGAGAAGTGGTACAGCCTGGCCGGTTCACAAATCTGCTGGTTGAGGTATTCGCCAAACTGGCGTTCGAGATCCAGCCCCTGCTGGTAGCCGTGTTTGAGGTAGATGTGCTTGAGGAAAGGCACCTCGAACAGAGCGAAGCGCAGGCGATCGCTCAGTGGCTCGTTGATGATCTCGCCAAGGTGCCATTGCTCGAAGTTAGCGCTGCTTTGCTGCAGGGAATTCGGCAGTTTGGCAGTCAGCATCCGCAAGTTTCTCAGCCCGCTGCGCGGGTGGGTATAGAAATCGGTCCGCAGGCGCAGTAGGCGCGCTTGCAGTTGCTTGGCGGTTTTGTGGCGTCTTACCAGTAGGATAAAGATCACGCCGCTGAGGCAGAACAGGAAGATGGTGACATTCTTCTGCTTGTACAGGGCCTTGCTGCTCTCAAACTGCTGGCGCTCCAGTTCCTCGAGGTGCAGCGAACGCTCAAGCATGCGCTGCTGCTGCTTGAAAACCTCGACATTGCTTCTCACCTGGGCTTGCTGCTTGGTGATGAAAAGTTGCTCGTAACGGCGCTGGCTCAGCAGGGCGTTGTAGTAATCGTTCTGCTGCTCGAAGGCACGTGACAGAAGGTTTTCCCCTTCCAGCTGAAGATCGCGGTTGCCAATTCGGCTGGCAGCCATCAGCCCCGTCTGCAGGTTGGTAATCGCCTCTTCGGGCTTGCCCTCGGCCAGCTCGAGCTCGCCTTGCAGAATCTGGGCCTCGGCCATGATTGCCTCGTTACCGGTCTGGGTGGCTATCAGGCGAGTGTGGTGGAGGTACTGCTCGGATTTCGGGTAGTTGTAGAGCTGCAGGTAAACCCGCGCGATGCTCAGGCGCAGCCTTGCCGAGCGGATATCGCTGTTGAGCTGGTTTTCCTGATCCAAGGCGTTGAAGTAGTGAACCAGAGCGAGGTTGAAGCGACCCTGCTGCTCATAGATAGAGGCGATCAGCTCCAGGGTCTTGGCCAGTGGCCGGCTACGGTCGTAATGCTCGAAGAACTCGCCGGCCTGGGTGGCATGCTCTAGGGCTTTGTCGAACACCTTGCGCTGCTCGAACAGCACCGCCAGATCGTAGTTGGCAACGGCGGTTTGGGCCTGGTCATCATTTTCGACGGCAAGCCAGTAGCCACTGAGCAAGCGATCCAGTGCAGTATCGTAATGGCCATGCTTGAAGTAATGCCTGCCGACCACCAGTTGGTAGTGGATCAGCTCGGCGGGATCATCAAGGTTGATCAGGAAGCGCTTGGCTTTGAGAAATCCCTTTTCCGCCTCGCTCTCGTGATCGGTTGCCGACTCGATGATCGAGCGCTGCATCAATGCCTGGTATTGCAGGCGCTTGATCTGGCTGTCGAGCATCAGGTGGCTGCTGGCGACGATGTCAGTTTCTACTTTGCTGAGCATTTTCAGTGAGCGGGCGTTATTTTTCAGGTTGCTCCAGTAGATATCGGCATGGATCAGCTGGCTCTCAAGCCGGCTGAATGTCAGGTTTTCCTCGGTGGATATATCTTCGGCCTGCTTGATAGCCGCAATGGCTTTGTCAGGGTGGTTCAACAGTGAGTGGGCCTTAGCGAGGATCTGCAAGGCATTGACTGTGCTCAGCGGGGTTCTTACCGAGTGGTCAGTTTCATCATTGATATGGACGCGGGAGGTTTCTTTGGGGGCACTTAAGCGACGCTGGTCGAGGTAGCGGGTCGTCATGGCCAGCGATTGCTCGGGATTGGTTTGGAGCAGCTCATTGGCTTCTGCCAGGATTGGCGTGGTAAAAATTTTTGCTTGTGTGCTGAACGAGATGATGCCTATGAACAGCAAACGGATCAGCCAACGGCTAGCAGACATACTTTCATGAACCCCAAAAAACAGTACCACCAATATTAATGGGTTAGCCTATCAAGTCCAGCAAAGTCTTCGATTTTGCGTAACTTATCCCCAAGTATCTTGAAGTTACTTGGGGATATTGCAAAGTGATTACTTTTTTGCACACTGGCTGAAAAGATATTTGCTTAGGTGATCACGCTGCCTGCTTATTGGCGCGCCAGACGGAAGTTATCGCTTGGGGTTTTGCCCATGTTGGTTCGGTACGGGTTGATGTCCAAACCGCCGCGACGGGTATAGCGGGCGTAAACCGTCAATAATTCCGGCTTACAGTACTTCATGATGTCAGTGAAAATACGCTCGACACACTGCTCGTGGAACTCGTTGTGGTCGCGGAACGAGATCAGGTAACGCAGCAGCTTTTCGCGATCGATCTTCTTGCCGGTATAGGAAATACGCACGCTGCCCCAATCTGGCTGGCTGGTGATCAGGCAGTTAGACTTTAGGAGGTGGCTGTGCAGGATTTCGGTGACCGTCTCTTCCGATGCGGCACCTTCTAGGTGCGATGGATCGAATTCGTAATCCGTAATTTCGATATCCTGATCGTCGATGCATTCGCCGAAGAAGTTGGCGATTGGCTGATTGTCGAAGTCAGACAGGGGCTGCACCGTGACATCAACATCGGCACCTGCGCACTGGGTCAGATCTTTTTGCAGGGTATCTGCAATCTGCTGCCAGTTGTCAAACTTAGTCTGGTTGAAGCTGTTGAGGTAAAGCTTGAATGACTTGGACTCGATCAGGTTAGGGCTGTTGGCCGGCAGGCGAACCTCACCGATTGCCACCTGTGGAAGGCCTTTCTTGTTTAGCCAAGACAGCTCGTAGAGTGTCCAGATGTCATAACCGGTGAAAGGTAGGTCATCGCCAAGGGACAGATCATCTCGGTTCAGGCTGCGAGGGACAGGCTGGAGGAGAGAGGGGTCATACTGGTCTTTGTATTCCGTCGTTTTACCTAGGGTCAAACCGGCTAATTCTTTCGCGTCTTGATATTTGCTCATACTGTCCTGGACACACTTGGATTAGAATAGCCAAAGTTTACTTAATCTTTTGAGAGGTTGCGAATGAATCATCCCGTTGCAGCGGCGTTATCTGAATTTTCTTCCCGTTTTTTGCAGGCATGGTGTGATGCAGGTCAAGGTTTTCCCCGAAGTGATGACCTGGTGGGGTTATCATCACCTTGCGTGAAGGCCGATGATGGCTACGAAGTGACTTGGCAACCGGTTGCTCGCTCGCCGATGGGGGATCTTGCCGGTGTCGAGAAAGGGATCGAGCTTCGCCTACACGAAGATATTGTTGCTTTCTACGGTGCCCAGTTCAGTGGTGACATGGCCGCAAAATTCCAAACCGTTACGGGTATGATTGAATTTGACTTGCTCCAGGCCTTCAGCGAAGACGATGTATTGCGCCTGCAGGAGAACATTCTGGGGCACCTGGTGACCCAGCGCCGCTTGAAGCTCAAGCCGACGGTCTTTATCGGGGCGATGGATTCCGAGAGCGAGGTGGTGTCGGTGTGCAACCTCTCCGGCGAGGTGATCCTGGAGACGCTGGGCAAGGACAACCGCGAGGTACTCTCGCCGAGCTTGGAGCAGTTCCTGGCAGCCCTGCAACCTGTGGTAAGAGCCGAGTAAGTTATGTACGTCGTCGAATTGCAATTTGAATGTTTTGATAACACCACCGTCGCCGCGGTGGATAGCGCCATCAACGGATTGATGGATGCCCTGCGCTATAACGGCCAGGTGCTGGGGCGTGAGTTTCCCATCGTCATGGACGAGGGCACTTTCAAAGTCAGGGCGGTGTGCCCTGAGCAGGACAGCCTGCACTCCCGTTTCCATAGCCCGCAGGTCAAAGCCGGCATGAACCGCCTGAGCCAGGCCAGCTTGCTGAGCCCCAAGGTCAAGCTGCTGGGCAGAGATCTGAATTCGGAAGCCGCGGCCGAGAATTTCTCGCCGAGCTGGCAGGTGATTTATACCACGTATGTTCACACTTGCTCTCCGTTACGCTGCGGGGATACCCTGATGCCGATCCCGCTCTACCGCCTGCCGGAGCCGACATTGAATGGCGATCACAAAGCGGTGATCAAGTGGCAGACGGAATGGCAGGCCTGTGACGAGCTGCAAATGGCGGGGGCGTGTCAGGCCGAGCATGCGGCCCTGCATGAAATTCGAGATGCCGACAGTGATATCTTCCGCCGGGGGTGGGACTTGCGTGGGCGTATTGAGTACATCACTAAGATCCCGACCTATTACTATCAATACCGGGTCGGTGGCGAGAGCCTCGAGAGTGAATTGAGCCGACCGTGTCCGAAATGCGGTGGCCAGTGGTGGTTGGATAAGCCGCTGCATGGCATTTTCCATTACAAGTGCGACAAGTGCCGTATTGTTTCCAATCTGTCCTGGGATTTCCAATAACAAAAAAGCGCAGTACCGACTGCGCTTTATTGTTTGTCTGGCCTAGCCCTGCCGGTTTTCCAGCTGTTCAAGTCGGGCGGTTAATGAGGCGACCTGCTGCTCCAAGGCGGCAATCCGTGCTTCGGCGGAAGGCTGCGGGTCGACTTTTTCAATTTTTGGGACTCGGGCGCTTGATTTCCAACTCTGCAGTGCCTTGATGATGAGCGGCATCGGCAGGGGATCGGCCAACCTCGATTTGATTAATGCCACCGAAGGCTCTTTGCCTTCGGCCACCAAACTTTCAATAGCCTCGGAAAGGGCTTGGGTAATTTCTGATGACATGCGGTTTCCTTGTTGCTGCCGGGTGTGGCGCTATTCTCCCTCATTCCAGCCAAGGGACACAATAGACCCATAGCCTGTTATTTTCTCAGCAAGGCATCGAGCTGATCGATAACTTCACACCAGTCGGCATCTTGCTCCTGCGACTCTTTGAGAAACCTTTTTTGCGCCGGCTGCCAGAAACTGGCTTCAGACAATTGCTCATGCTGGGCGAGCCGGTGCTCGGCCAAGAAGGTCTCGATAAACTCTTTGGAATTGTTCAATCCCAACTGGCTGAAGAGGGAGGCAAGGTTGTGGTTAAAGGTTTCCATGTTCACTCCTTGGCTAGCGCAATGTTTTTCCTAATTATAGAGAAATATTTCACGGCACCTGTCTTCGTTCATCTATCGAATATTCCTATTCATCTCGGACTCTTGTGAGAGATCTCTTACAAGGGTGTGGGATATTAAGGTGAAATAGTTGGTGAATAGGCTTATTGTTTAAGATTAAGGCATTGAATTGGTTGTTTTTTTTTGGCTGGGGGGGGCTGGGCAGATTGCTTGGCGCAACGGTTTTCACTGCGGTAACTATTTTGCCGGGGGAGAAAACCGTAATATTAACCCTGTCGGAAGGAACTGACGGAACGGAACAGGAAATAAGCCAAGGATATGGTTTGTCTCAGGATGAGACCGGTGTACTAGGATGGTATGTCGAACAAGGACTGTGAAGGGATCGCCGAGGAACGGCAAATGGTAGGTAGGAAGCTTGCCAGTCAGGATGACACAAGGACCACTTCAGGACGAAGTTAGGGACACCTCCAGGATGGATGTTGAGAGTCAGGACAGGATGGACTGACGGGTCAGGATGGCCACAGGATCACTTCAGGACGAAGTAAAAAAGGACAAGGCTGAAGGAATA
This Photobacterium gaetbulicola Gung47 DNA region includes the following protein-coding sequences:
- a CDS encoding hypothetical protein (COG0457) — encoded protein: MSASRWLIRLLFIGIISFSTQAKIFTTPILAEANELLQTNPEQSLAMTTRYLDQRRLSAPKETSRVHINDETDHSVRTPLSTVNALQILAKAHSLLNHPDKAIAAIKQAEDISTEENLTFSRLESQLIHADIYWSNLKNNARSLKMLSKVETDIVASSHLMLDSQIKRLQYQALMQRSIIESATDHESEAEKGFLKAKRFLINLDDPAELIHYQLVVGRHYFKHGHYDTALDRLLSGYWLAVENDDQAQTAVANYDLAVLFEQRKVFDKALEHATQAGEFFEHYDRSRPLAKTLELIASIYEQQGRFNLALVHYFNALDQENQLNSDIRSARLRLSIARVYLQLYNYPKSEQYLHHTRLIATQTGNEAIMAEAQILQGELELAEGKPEEAITNLQTGLMAASRIGNRDLQLEGENLLSRAFEQQNDYYNALLSQRRYEQLFITKQQAQVRSNVEVFKQQQRMLERSLHLEELERQQFESSKALYKQKNVTIFLFCLSGVIFILLVRRHKTAKQLQARLLRLRTDFYTHPRSGLRNLRMLTAKLPNSLQQSSANFEQWHLGEIINEPLSDRLRFALFEVPFLKHIYLKHGYQQGLDLERQFGEYLNQQICEPARLYHFSDAMFLYIEPNSRLDSAPDQLAGSLQQLVDRFLENKHIDNRVRVGMAEYPFLPRAYTAINDHELLDILLMATNAAREISKQESGSQWVHLSAIDAAPAASFASDNIRRSCIQGIHNGLVKVQTSGSCDISWNNDHVSDKNIS
- a CDS encoding putative Zn-ribbon-containing protein (COG5595), with the translated sequence MYVVELQFECFDNTTVAAVDSAINGLMDALRYNGQVLGREFPIVMDEGTFKVRAVCPEQDSLHSRFHSPQVKAGMNRLSQASLLSPKVKLLGRDLNSEAAAENFSPSWQVIYTTYVHTCSPLRCGDTLMPIPLYRLPEPTLNGDHKAVIKWQTEWQACDELQMAGACQAEHAALHEIRDADSDIFRRGWDLRGRIEYITKIPTYYYQYRVGGESLESELSRPCPKCGGQWWLDKPLHGIFHYKCDKCRIVSNLSWDFQ
- a CDS encoding 7-cyano-7-deazaguanine reductase (COG0780,COG2904) — protein: MSKYQDAKELAGLTLGKTTEYKDQYDPSLLQPVPRSLNRDDLSLGDDLPFTGYDIWTLYELSWLNKKGLPQVAIGEVRLPANSPNLIESKSFKLYLNSFNQTKFDNWQQIADTLQKDLTQCAGADVDVTVQPLSDFDNQPIANFFGECIDDQDIEITDYEFDPSHLEGAASEETVTEILHSHLLKSNCLITSQPDWGSVRISYTGKKIDREKLLRYLISFRDHNEFHEQCVERIFTDIMKYCKPELLTVYARYTRRGGLDINPYRTNMGKTPSDNFRLARQ
- a CDS encoding SecY interacting protein Syd — its product is MNHPVAAALSEFSSRFLQAWCDAGQGFPRSDDLVGLSSPCVKADDGYEVTWQPVARSPMGDLAGVEKGIELRLHEDIVAFYGAQFSGDMAAKFQTVTGMIEFDLLQAFSEDDVLRLQENILGHLVTQRRLKLKPTVFIGAMDSESEVVSVCNLSGEVILETLGKDNREVLSPSLEQFLAALQPVVRAE